One segment of Bacteroides caecimuris DNA contains the following:
- a CDS encoding phosphatidylinositol-4-phosphate 5-kinase, whose product MRKYLYTTLLLALLSQEGVMAQENEGKKGGFFGKIKDTFSTEIKIGNYTFKDGSVYTGEMKSRKPNGKGKTVFKNGDVFEGEYVKGKREGYGIYMFPDGEKYEGQWFQDQQHGKGIYYFMNNNRYDGMWYQDYQHGEGTMYYHNGDLYVGHWVNDKREGEGAYTWANGAKYTGHWKNDKKNGKGTMNWDDSSKYDGDWKDDVRHGKGVFEYTNGDKYDGDWADDIQHGKGTYYFHTGDRYEGSYLLGERTGPGVYYHANGDKYVGNFKNGMQDGKGTFTWANGAVYEGSWKNNKRDGKGVYKWSNGDVYDGDWKDNRPNGQGTLKTVAGMQYKGGFVDGLEEGQGVQIDKDGNRFDGFFKQGKKDGPFVETDKDGKVIKKGTYKFGRLQ is encoded by the coding sequence ATGAGGAAATATCTATATACTACACTTTTATTGGCTCTCCTCTCACAAGAGGGAGTAATGGCACAAGAAAATGAAGGAAAGAAAGGCGGATTTTTCGGAAAAATTAAAGATACATTTTCTACTGAAATAAAGATTGGCAACTATACTTTTAAGGATGGCAGTGTCTATACGGGAGAAATGAAAAGCCGAAAACCGAACGGAAAAGGAAAAACGGTTTTTAAAAACGGCGATGTCTTTGAAGGTGAATATGTGAAGGGGAAACGTGAAGGATATGGAATTTATATGTTTCCTGACGGAGAAAAGTACGAAGGACAATGGTTTCAGGACCAGCAGCACGGAAAAGGTATCTATTATTTTATGAATAACAACCGTTACGACGGAATGTGGTATCAGGATTATCAGCATGGTGAAGGTACTATGTATTATCATAATGGTGATTTGTATGTAGGTCATTGGGTGAATGATAAGCGCGAAGGCGAAGGGGCATATACTTGGGCAAACGGTGCCAAATATACCGGTCACTGGAAAAATGATAAAAAGAATGGCAAAGGTACCATGAACTGGGATGATAGCTCTAAATACGATGGAGATTGGAAGGATGATGTTCGTCACGGAAAAGGAGTATTTGAGTATACCAATGGAGATAAATATGATGGTGACTGGGCGGATGATATTCAACATGGAAAAGGTACTTATTACTTTCACACGGGTGACCGTTATGAAGGATCATATCTTTTAGGGGAGCGCACTGGTCCGGGAGTTTATTATCATGCTAACGGTGATAAATATGTAGGTAATTTTAAGAACGGCATGCAAGACGGAAAAGGTACTTTTACCTGGGCGAATGGTGCTGTGTATGAAGGAAGCTGGAAAAACAATAAACGCGACGGTAAAGGAGTTTATAAATGGAGCAATGGCGATGTTTATGACGGTGACTGGAAAGATAACCGTCCCAATGGACAGGGTACTCTGAAAACTGTTGCTGGTATGCAATATAAAGGTGGGTTTGTTGATGGATTGGAAGAGGGGCAAGGTGTACAAATCGACAAAGATGGTAATCGCTTCGATGGCTTTTTCAAACAAGGAAAGAAGGATGGTCCTTTTGTAGAAACAGATAAAGATGGAAAAGTGATTAAAAAAGGAACCTATAAATTCGGAAGACTCCAATAA
- a CDS encoding M16 family metallopeptidase: protein MDRKIQPEIQTLKNFCILPPVRMTLPNGIPLTVINAGEQEVIRMDVLIAGARWQQSQKLQALFTNRMLREGTTKYTAATIAEKLDYYGSWLELSSSSEYAYITVYSLNKYLAKTLEVVESMIKEPLFPEKELHTILDTNIQQYLVNTSKVDFLAHRSLLRSLYGEQHPCGKVVVEEDYHAITPEVLREFYERYYHSGNCSIFLSGKVTEDIISRVTDTFGTSFGKHQQPALKLSFPFTAVPEKRIFTEREDAMQSAVKMGYTTITRNHPDYLKLRVLMTLFGGYFGSRLMSNIREKKGYTYGISAGIMFYPDSGLLAISTETDNEYVKPLIQEVYHEIDRLHQEPVSMEELMIVRNYMLGEMCRSYESPFSLSDAWIFIATSGLNDDYFSRSLLAVNEVTPAEIQDLAQRYLCKETLKEVIAGKKLS, encoded by the coding sequence ATGGATCGTAAAATACAACCAGAAATACAAACCCTGAAAAATTTTTGTATACTTCCTCCCGTCCGAATGACATTGCCGAATGGTATTCCATTGACTGTTATTAATGCGGGTGAACAGGAAGTGATACGCATGGATGTGCTTATCGCTGGAGCTCGTTGGCAGCAGTCGCAGAAACTGCAAGCCTTGTTTACAAACCGGATGTTGCGCGAAGGTACGACAAAATATACGGCTGCTACCATTGCCGAGAAACTGGATTACTACGGTTCGTGGCTCGAACTGTCCAGCTCGTCGGAGTATGCATACATCACTGTTTATTCGTTGAATAAGTATTTGGCGAAAACATTGGAAGTGGTAGAATCCATGATTAAAGAACCGCTTTTCCCGGAGAAAGAATTGCATACCATCCTTGATACCAATATCCAACAATATCTGGTCAATACTTCCAAAGTTGATTTTCTTGCACATCGCAGTCTATTGAGGTCGCTTTATGGCGAACAGCATCCATGCGGTAAAGTAGTGGTGGAGGAAGATTATCATGCTATCACTCCGGAAGTGCTTCGTGAATTTTATGAACGGTATTACCATTCGGGCAATTGCTCTATTTTCTTGTCCGGCAAGGTGACAGAGGATATTATCAGCCGGGTGACGGATACATTCGGCACTTCTTTTGGTAAACATCAACAGCCGGCATTGAAATTAAGTTTTCCGTTTACTGCCGTTCCCGAAAAGAGAATTTTTACAGAACGTGAGGATGCCATGCAGAGTGCTGTAAAGATGGGATATACAACCATCACTCGTAACCATCCTGATTATCTGAAACTCCGGGTATTGATGACTTTATTCGGAGGATATTTTGGCAGTCGGCTGATGTCTAATATCCGTGAAAAAAAGGGGTATACTTATGGCATTTCAGCGGGAATCATGTTTTATCCGGATAGCGGATTGCTGGCTATATCGACAGAAACGGATAATGAATATGTGAAACCGTTGATACAGGAAGTATATCATGAAATAGACCGTCTGCATCAGGAGCCAGTGTCGATGGAAGAACTGATGATCGTACGCAATTATATGTTGGGCGAAATGTGCCGTAGTTATGAGTCTCCTTTTTCACTATCGGATGCATGGATCTTTATTGCTACTTCCGGTCTGAATGATGACTACTTTTCACGTTCTCTGCTGGCTGTAAACGAGGTTACTCCTGCAGAAATACAAGATTTGGCACAACGCTATTTGTGCAAAGAGACATTAAAAGAGGTCATTGCAGGTAAAAAGTTGTCATAA
- the kdsB gene encoding 3-deoxy-manno-octulosonate cytidylyltransferase: MKFLGIIPARYASTRFPAKPLAMLGGKTVIQRVYEQVAGVLDDAYVATDDERIEAAVKAFGGKVVMTSVHHKSGTDRCYEACTKIGGDFDVVVNIQGDEPFIQPSQLDVVKACFEDVTTQIATLVKPFTVDEPFAVLENVNSPKVVVNKNWNALYFSRSIIPYQRNAEKQDWLKGHTYYKHIGLYAYRTDVLKEITMLPQSSLELAESLEQLRWLENGYKIKVGISEVETIGIDTPQDLERAEEFLKNRI, encoded by the coding sequence ATGAAATTTCTTGGAATTATACCTGCCCGCTATGCATCCACTCGTTTTCCTGCAAAACCGTTGGCTATGTTGGGTGGAAAAACTGTTATACAACGTGTGTATGAGCAAGTGGCAGGCGTTTTGGATGATGCTTATGTAGCCACAGACGATGAGCGTATTGAAGCTGCTGTCAAGGCGTTCGGAGGTAAGGTTGTGATGACTTCTGTTCATCATAAAAGCGGTACGGATCGCTGTTATGAAGCTTGTACAAAGATTGGAGGTGACTTTGATGTAGTGGTCAATATACAAGGAGATGAACCTTTTATTCAGCCTTCACAATTGGATGTGGTAAAGGCTTGTTTCGAAGATGTAACCACGCAGATTGCCACGCTGGTGAAACCTTTTACTGTAGATGAACCGTTTGCTGTACTGGAAAATGTAAATTCACCGAAAGTGGTAGTCAATAAGAACTGGAACGCGCTTTATTTTAGCCGGTCCATTATTCCTTATCAGCGTAATGCTGAAAAACAGGACTGGCTGAAGGGACATACCTACTACAAGCATATCGGACTGTATGCTTATCGTACAGATGTGCTGAAGGAGATAACCATGCTTCCGCAGTCTTCTCTGGAACTGGCTGAATCTTTGGAGCAGCTCCGTTGGCTGGAGAACGGATATAAAATAAAGGTGGGCATTAGTGAAGTAGAAACTATCGGAATTGATACCCCACAAGACTTGGAACGGGCAGAAGAGTTTTTGAAGAATAGAATCTAA
- a CDS encoding 2-amino-4-hydroxy-6-hydroxymethyldihydropteridine diphosphokinase encodes MHRYIVCIGSNYNRKENLTFARQKLTESFSSICFAPELETEPLFFKNPALFSNQVVLFFSDKDEEEVRKILKDIEQRSGRRLEDKKEEKVCLDIDMLLYDNKIVKPEDWQRGYIQQSLSAFHSSLFIK; translated from the coding sequence ATGCATAGGTATATTGTTTGCATAGGGAGTAATTACAACAGGAAAGAGAATTTGACTTTTGCCAGACAGAAACTGACTGAATCGTTCTCTTCTATTTGTTTTGCGCCTGAATTGGAAACTGAACCTTTGTTTTTTAAGAATCCGGCCTTGTTTTCCAACCAAGTAGTTCTGTTCTTTTCCGATAAGGATGAAGAGGAAGTGAGGAAAATACTGAAAGATATAGAACAGAGGTCCGGACGTCGTCTGGAAGATAAAAAAGAGGAGAAAGTTTGTCTGGACATTGACATGCTTTTATATGATAACAAAATAGTAAAACCGGAGGATTGGCAAAGGGGATATATACAACAGTCATTATCTGCCTTCCATTCTTCATTATTTATTAAGTAG